One part of the Methylobacterium terrae genome encodes these proteins:
- a CDS encoding Zn-ribbon domain-containing OB-fold protein → MSPDIPDWTTGGEGLALARCRACGHVQYARRPFCPACGGEDLGTEAASGRGTVYAVTLVARAPSPDLQAHAPYGIALVDAEEGFRFMAHCPPDGVAIGEPVRTTFRAFGAGLVPFVTPESQP, encoded by the coding sequence ATGAGCCCGGACATTCCGGACTGGACCACCGGCGGCGAGGGCCTGGCGCTCGCGCGCTGCCGGGCTTGCGGCCACGTGCAGTACGCCCGCCGCCCGTTCTGCCCGGCCTGCGGCGGCGAGGACCTGGGCACCGAGGCCGCCTCCGGCCGCGGCACGGTCTACGCCGTGACCCTGGTGGCCCGCGCGCCCTCGCCGGACCTCCAGGCCCACGCCCCCTACGGGATCGCGCTGGTCGATGCCGAAGAGGGCTTCCGCTTCATGGCGCATTGCCCGCCCGACGGCGTCGCGATCGGCGAACCCGTGCGCACGACGTTCCGCGCCTTCGGGGCCGGCCTCGTCCCGTTCGTCACCCCGGAGAGCCAACCATGA